Proteins encoded in a region of the Antedon mediterranea chromosome 2, ecAntMedi1.1, whole genome shotgun sequence genome:
- the LOC140040100 gene encoding uncharacterized protein translates to MEPMNLQDINFHANWELENRSQSFKSLKQSIEHQEDKKSFVIEALLFESYLYMSDFNGNDKKDIAKAKEKNEEAFWAITDLDTTESIKDGYKSIHLALKCWFTTNQIEQEIIYKELKYLLTTYQDMEEEDKNKFQASVHATKGFALSMLLFSRYEESETELKLATEKCPENVEWRFMLGLITWRRKKLNMHKSQGSDGMKGVKEIMKNVLQLDADHAYAKTILADIHRRKYEQEVMNRTSSEQDVGHSLVFEDEDDSRVQQIMKLLTEAKQNAFGPAILSRIANCYIQMGVCRCRRVEGNKKNCSEPKDSIYFEEARKVIEYAKQNCNESSRIVFQEALLYRRMNDANNQLKCLDNVIRLDPYYARAKLSKARVLAFLEDHEAVTAVYKSILSDFKHDPFVLFDANRDYSYYLILRKQFNDAVSRKQDCLDIALQSFVKNSGNGSIEFIDEQESEVDVIIKYLKRCFEIESLQGQNKVASMLKNAELHEKICDFKKACCYYKAAFSHCACSFKSETCMP, encoded by the coding sequence ATGGAACCGATGAATTTACAAGATATTAACTTTCATGCTAATTGGGAACTTGAAAATAGAAGTCAATCATTTAAATCCTTAAAACAATCTATTGAACACCAGGAGGATAAGAAATCGTTCGTCATAGAAGCTCTTTTATTCGAAAGCTACTTATACATGTcagattttaatggaaacgatAAGAAGGATATTGCAAAAGCGAAAGAAAAAAATGAGGAAGCATTTTGGGCCATAACAGACTTAGATACAACTGAATCAATCAAAGATGGTtataaatcaatacatttggCATTAAAGTGTTGGTTTACGACTAATCAAATAGAACAGGAAATCATCTACAAAGAACTCAAATATCTGCTTACAACATATCAGGATATGGAAGAAGAGGACAAAAACAAGTTTCAAGCAAGTGTTCATGCGACTAAAGGCTTCGCGCTGTCTATGTTGTTATTTTCTAGGTACGAAGAAAGTGAGACTGAGCTCAAACTAGCAACAGAGAAATGCCCAGAAAATGTCGAGTGGAGGTTTATGCTTGGACTCATAACATGGcgaagaaaaaaattaaatatgcatAAGTCCCAGGGGTCTGATGGAATGAAGGGTGTTAAAGAAATCATGAAGAACGTCTTGCAACTAGATGCTGATCATGCCTATGCCAAGACGATACTAGCTGATATACACAGAAGAAAATATGAACAAGAGGTTATGAACCGTACATCATCCGAACAAGATGTTGGCCACAGTCTTGTATTTGAAGATGAGGATGATTCTCGTGTACAACAAATAATGAAGCTACTCACGGAAGCAAAACAAAACGCTTTTGGACCAGCCATATTAAGTCGCATAGCTAACTGTTATATCCAAATGGGTGTTTGTAGATGCAGAAGAGTGGAAGGAAACAAGAAGAATTGCAGTGAGCCTAAAGATTCAATATACTTTGAAGAAGCTCGTAAAGTTATTGAATATGCGAAGCAAAATTGCAATGAATCATCGCGTATCGTTTTTCAAGAGGCGCTTCTTTACCGGAGAATGAACGACGCAAACAACCAATTGAAGTGTCTTGACAATGTAATTAGACTGGACCCATATTATGCCAGAGCCAAACTATCGAAGGCACGTGTCTTGGCTTTTTTGGAAGACCATGAGGCTGTGACTGCTgtttataaaagtatattatCTGATTTTAAACACGATCCATTTGTATTGTTTGACGCAAACCGAGACTATTCATATTATCTTATATTGAGAAAACAATTTAACGATGCAGTGTCCAGAAAACAAGATTGTTTAGATATTGCTCTTCAGTCATTCGTAAAGAACAGTGGAAATGGATCCATCGAATTCATAGATGAGCAAGAGAGTGAGGTTGATGTGATTATTAAGTACTTAAAAAGATGTTTTGAAATCGAAAGTTTGCAAGGTCAAAATAAAGTAGCATCTATGCTAAAAAATGCAGAGCTACATGAAAAGATATGTGACTTTAAGAAAGCTTGTTGTTATTATAAGGCGGCATTTTCTCATTGTGCCTGTAGTTTTAAAAGTGAGACATGTATGCCTTAA